Part of the Nicotiana sylvestris chromosome 5, ASM39365v2, whole genome shotgun sequence genome is shown below.
CGAAGtggaaaagagttcaaaattattatatttttatattattgtaAAAGTACTAAACCCAAATgcgaaaaaaataaaattatttttttaatattgagtACAAATAATTAAGTCTTTGAATTAATTACTCCTTTAGTTTCAGTTTATATAAAATATTTTAGTTTTTCAAGATTGAAACTAtataaactttgaccaaaaaatttttaaatatttttttatcataTTGACATGAAAATATTGCAATTTAATAATATTTCTTGTATAGTTTTTGAATATataaattttaactttaaaatatcaaattaatctaatccattttagattCAAAGATCAGTCAAATTAACTCTTGAAAAGCGAAAAGATTCACATAAACTAAAAAGGAGGAGTATTAGCAAAataatcattttatttcttttttgaaatcatcatataaataaaattattatttaagTTGATAAAACTCTTaaggtacataaatttattttcACAGAAGAGCATTGacagttaaaaaaataaaaaatagagcaAAATTGATTATGTTATAGTTTAACTTGTTATTTGTTTTTCGTATTACGtaacaaaaataacaaagatGTTCATACGATATCCACATATGTCCTAAGAAATTACAATTACGCATATGTAAGACATAATTTCTTTATTTATTGAACTAGCTAAATTGGAtcaatatttatatttttaggagCTTAGATCatttttgttaatttttggttgataactcaaataaattatttaatatagctacctatttaaaaaatatatatatactcatGATATAGGTatacgcgcaaagcgcgtaccctaagactagtactatattaaaagcaccaAGGCCCtcagcgaaatgtcgttcgccttttttaccctttgaaATATAGTGTTCATAGACAACACATTAATTTGAGTATTTCATTAATATTTAGGGatagtcatttaattaattttcctGTAATTTAGGTGTAATTGTTTAATTATTCTCTTGTTATTAACAGTCTAGGAAAGTTAATAATTTTGCCTAAATTTTCCCCTCTTCTATCAACACCCTACGTTGGAGTTTATTTTGTATTTAATACCTTTTAGATCTAGGAGACTATTTTGTAGTCAAATTTTTTTCCTAATTCTCATACACGTTTTTTGGGCTTTTTTGTTAGGAGTCTTAATTAGTTGATAAAAATTTTGAAGGACTAATTTCCCATAAAATAGATTTGGCGAAAAACAAGTTGTTTTGACTTCTTTTATATTATGAGTCTTTATTATcgtaaaagttttttttttggtcTAATTAAACTATACACAAATTTACTTTATGTAATTAAATTCGTTCCTGTTTCGAATTACATATCCAAATACTTCTATAAAATAAGTTACAATTTTATAGCTTATGTAATTAAATTTCGCATGTTCTAGCAATACCATTCTAGGTTCTTTTTCtctaagaaaaatatttttgtattagtTGTTTTATTTCACATGCATGTATTTATATTACTACTTGAATTTTGCATTTACATATATCAAAATAATTTATATGATACCCATTCTTTAATTTGTTTTGCGTTGTTCATGTGCATATGTTTCAAGATTAATGCATTGTAATTCAGCATCTTGGAGTTCACGTACTTTTATATTTGTAGTAATATTAGTACAGTAGGCATAATACGACGAACGAGTATGCAAATTCTGGTACACTAAGGAATATTTTGGATTTCTATGaatgtcctaaatattagggaaccaaaattaaaaaatacgACTCGTACAGCCATGCCGATGGATATATCCCAAAACTAATACATGAAACAACCTTTTTCGGGCTCTAGCTCCAaaagttttaattttaatttatttaattacACTTTCAATTTGTAACTCAAACACACTTATTAATAATATTAGTGCAATTTTTAGAAATAATCTACTCATACATTGGATAAATTTGTAATTTTAAGTTATTTCTAAAAAACATTAGAACTTTAAAATcgactaaaattttatttattaaatctttccttattaaaCTTGATAGCAAATCCTAATATTTAGCACTTTAAATTATTAAACTTTTTACCTTATATGAATTTCCTTATTTGAAGTCCGTTAATATCAAAATGTTAAAGCTATATTAAGTTATACAATTGTCTTATTATTCAGAACTTTAGAAATTATGTGTTAGCAATATTTTCTAGGACTCAAAAGCACAATGATTCCAGAAGCAAAAATGATTCAAAATTGACATACTAATGATTTTTTAACTATTTGGAagcaatttttttaaataaagttATAATTATAGTTAATATTTAAAAGTTGGGATGAGCTAATAGTAAGAATTTGAAAATAaatattaagttatttttttaatattgaaactATATAATTAAGTCTTTGAATTAACTAATTAGCAAAAGAgttcatttaattttttttagttcaTCATATAAGTAAGCTTATTTATCAACAAAACTCTTAAGGTATATAAACTAATTTTCGTAAGAACAGCATTAATAGAGAAACAAATTTAAAAAGTCGATTATTATATAAAATTAAGAGTCAAATTGATAACAATGTGAATTTGAAGCAATAAAGATGAAATAGTAGAAGCAAATGTATTATAAATGAGTTATCAACTTTTTCTTTCTTGCATTTAGTCTAATAGGTGACAATGTCTCACTATATTCTTTTGTTAAATTAAGTTATTTGttataaaatattattaaatattagttattctttaaaatttaaattgtcaCTATCAATTTTTAGGGGGTATTTTGCTTTCGTGACTCTTTACAGTGTTGAAATTAAGAAAGTGTCTTTTTGTAGATTTTTTATGTGTAAAAGCAAATCTCCCATGAGTAAAAAAAGAAAGATGGGGtcataaaactaaaaacaaaTTTGTAATGGGCCACAAAAccatttgacctaatttttagGAGGTATAATGTCAACTTTCATTCTAAATTTCTAGAAGatcaaaaatatttaatttttaattttcaaatcctgatataaatttttttttttaaatcacaaATAAGGCATCTAGAAACTTTTTTGCTATATGATATCTTTATTTATTGAGCTAGCTAAAATGGGAACAACATTTATTATGTAaaaaaaattgtttaaattttattttataattttacatAACTCAAATCAATTGTCTAATAATATTtacacaacttttaaaaaattattgtattcattgatcaCGCGCGAAGCGCGTACCCTTAAGACTAGTGATATGAAGTATGTATTTCATCATGACCAAAAAAAAGTATGTATTTCataatataattaattatttggAGAGTTAGAACAACTATTATTTTACTTACTTGATTATCTTATGCAAACAAATTTTTTGACTATTAAATTGTTTATTTCTAGACTATGATGCAGTTTCAAACTATTCAAAAAGCATTTAAAAAATCAACTGATTTATATTCAAATTCAGTTTTAAATTTAACCATGTACTCTCAATGGTATGAATTGTTTTTAAGACATTGATATGATAGCATTAGAAGAGTACGAAGTCTTCATTCTCTGTTATAGAAGTTTAACCGAATTAGTTTGTTTATAGTTGATTTTTGTAGTTAAAAGTAAAAGGGAAATTAATTGAAAGAGATCTCGTAGGAATCATATTTTGTTCTCCTTATCTGGTGGGGGTTTCGTTGAGCAATTCTTACCCTACAGGGTTGTATTTTGAGTTTTGAGTAGTAGCATAGAAGTTAGAGATAAAAATTCATAATTTTAGAgttgaaaaagaaaagcaaatgCCATTGTTATTCAGAGAAAGATTCAACGATGATATTGTTTAGTAATGGCAACTCATAGCTTTAATGAAATAAATAGCGGTCTATGTTTTTTGGTGAATAAACAAATGCAAATTCATTGCTGATATCTCAAGGCAATGCATTACAAGACACCATTTACCAATACAAGAGAATTACACACTTCCTTGTCTAAAACATATACTAGAATTAGATATATATTAATATTACTATATACAGAGTTAGTTCATATCTAACGAACATCAGTACATACCACTTCCACAAAGCCAAGGCCTATTTTGCTGATCTATTCAGAGTTTTCCCAGCAGGCAGAGAAGAAAACACACAACAAAAGCCAAAAGCTCAAAATATTATGAAACCCAATTTAGCACTAGCTTCCGCACGATAAACAATCCTCACGGTTTGTCAAAGAGCACACCATCTGGGCCATTTTAGTGTCATCGTCAACTGCAGTCTTTGGTTTTTCCTGCAAATTGAAATCCCCAAGGTGCAATTTTGTAAGAATAAACATAATAATATGATAACGGGTACACAAAATTTTGATGGTTACTACCTTCAGCATAGCAGTGTCGACTGTGAACTTGATAGCATCAGCTGCAGCACGTGATCGCAGATAGTACATTCCTGTTTTCAACCCCTACAGTAACAAGATGAAATGTCAGACTCGGGCTGTGAAGGCATAACTAGAAAAGGTCAGTGTGTGCTCCTCTAGGATGACAACTAGGTACTTTAGTTATTAAATCTCTTAAGTGTATATTTTGAAACAAAAGCTACTAAACCATTGAGCAAATATCCACTAGACAATTTCTTAGTTCTTATGTACTGCATTTCAGAAGAACAATATACTAATGTGAACTTGAAGCATACCCTGGACCAAGTATGAAAATGCAGGGAAGTAAGTTTTCCAAAATTTGGTTGGTCCATATGTATGTTGAGGCTTTGACTCTGATCTATGTAGCATCCACGGTCTACAGCCATATCAACCAAGGTCCGTTGCTTGATCTCCCAAACAGTCCTGAGGTCAATAAACAGTATAAGCATGCAAGTGGAAATAAAAAGAACATAATAATTTAACCAGCAATTAAATTAGTGCAAGTTCATACTTGTAAATTTCTTTAAGCTCATCTGCAATTTCAGGGATTTTCTGCACAGAACCATCCTCATATATTATTCTATTCTTAAGAGCAGGAGACCAGAGCCCCATCTCAGTTAGGTCATATAGCAGGTGTTTGTTCACCACGACAAATTCACCACtggagaagaaaaaaaacatgtaTAAATCACAAGCAACAACATTAAAAATCATCAGGAATTGAAGGATCCACCAGCAGGTGTTACCTCAAAACTCTTCGACTGTAGATATTGGATGTATATGGCTCAAAGCATTCATTGTTTCCAAGAATTTGGCTGGTTGAAGCAGTAGGCATTGGAGCCACAAGAAGTGAATTTCTTACACCATTCTTTGTGATCATTTCACGAAGAGCTACCCAATCCCATTTATCTGATGGTGTTACTCCCCACATATCTGGCTGGATAATACCCTGAACAACATAATGTTGTCTTCAGTGGAAATGCAATGTGAAATTGATAATACTGGATCAAAATCAAATCTGGCAGTCATTTCATGTTCTACAATATTGTGTACTACTTTGGGTCTAAGCATTTTCAAAATTATCTTTAAACTTGTATTACATATTCAAAGTTGAACTAGTAAGGAGATGCCATTTTTTTTGGTTAGGACACTTTAGAGTCCAGCAACTATCTTGACTAACTCTGGATGACAATCTACATGCACTGGGAGACCAAACAAGCCATCCACACAGTACCCATCAGTTAAATCTGGGAGCAGAAGGATATATACCTTGCTTACAGGACTTCCTGCATATGTCTCATATGGGCCTTCCTTGGCAGCTAATTCAGAAGAAGCTTTTAATGCATGGTAATATATTGTCTCAAATATGTCCTTGTTTAGCTGCTGAGCCTATACATAGACAACGTATAAGATCAGAACCATTAGAATAAATCTACAGGTTGGAAAGATGATCTATAGCACTTACCTCCCGGGAATCAAATGCCATGCCAAGCAACATGAATGTGTCAGCAAGACCCTGGACTCCAATTCCAATAGGCCTATGTCGTAAGTTGGACCTTTTTGCAGTTTCAACAGGGTAGTAATTGACATCAATAATTTTGTTCAGGTTTGTAGTGACTAATGCAGTAACCTGTCTCACACGGCAAACAGAACAAAATTAAGAACAATATCCAAGAAAAACATGTCAGAAGAGTTGGTAGTCAGAATAAATCAAACCTCTGCCAGTTTGTCAAAATCAAAGTATCGATTTTTGGAACCCCTGCTCCCAACAAGCTTAGATGGTTGCGATTCACTTGGCACTCCCTGAAAGACATAAAGGCAATGCAAAACTAAGAGGCAAGGCGAAAGTAGGACAAGTAATGTTGTAAAGCATATATAAATTTTAACTACCTTTTCTCTAACATATCTTGGTAGAGCAATTGAAGCAAGATTGCACACAGCAGTTTCAGTTGGACTTGTGTACTCAATAATCTCAGTACACAAGTTAGACGACTTGATAGTGCCAAGATTCTGCTGGTTACTTTTTCTATTGCAAGTATCCTACAATAACAAACAGAATAGTGGTTGAGTAAAATTTAAATGCATACAGACAAACAATGAGAGGAATAACAGAACCATATGAAAGTCACCTTGTACAACATGTAAGGGGTCCCAGTTTCTATCTGGGACTTTAAGATCTCAAACCAAAGATTTTGTGCTTgaaccaccttctttgccttACCCTGAATTGACAAAAGGACATTGTTTAAGATCAATGCTGAAAGGATCATTTAATCCACCCTATAAATAGTGTGCAATTAACCTCAGTACAAGACTTGATTTTACCTCCTTTTCATAATTTGTGTACAGCTTCTCAAAATCTTCACCCCAGCAATCTGCCAGTCCAGGAGCCTCATTTGGACAAAACAAAGACCATTGCCCATTGCTTTGGACTCTTTGCATAAAAAGATCTGGGACCCAAAGAGCATAGAAAAGATCTCGTGCCCGATGCTCTTCCTGCAGAAATGGACACATCACCCATGTCTTGTCAAATTGCTGAGTGTAGACAAGCTTTATCGTATGAAAGGAGTAAACGAATATTCTACTGCAGTAGCAGCGAACATGTGCAGGCCCACTAGACAGATATATTAAACAATTGATGACATGAAAAGTACTAACTATACCTTCCCATGGTTCTTCCTTAAATCCAGAAATTCAAATATATCGGCATGCCAAGGCTCAAGGTAGACAGCAAAAGCACCTACATGCAACATAACACAGTGAGAAAAAGTGAAAGTAGTCCATACATCTTACACTTTTGGAATTCTAAAGTAAGTCACAGGAATGAGGCCACACCCTTTCTTTTACCACCTCCTTGGTCAACATATCTAGCAGTGTCATTGAATACGCGCAGCATAGGAACAATTCCATTTGATGTCCCATTTGTTCCACAAATGTAACTCCCAGTAGCACGTATGTTGTGCACAGAAACTCCAATTCCCCCAGCTGATTTGCTAATAACAGCACACTCCTTAAGAGTATCATATATACCCTCAATACTGTCCTCTTTCATGCATATCAGGAAGCAGCTACTTAACTACAAATCACAAAAGAATACAATGTAAACAATCAGGGAACTTTCTACTAAGGATGTCACTAAGCAGGAGAGGGCAATGTTGGATTGTTTTACAGCATAGTGGAACAAATTCATGATGACTTGGTTGAATCAACAAATCAAGAAAAGAAAACacagatttcaaaaaaaaaaaaaaaaaaactgacgTACTTGAGGTCTTGGAGTTCCAGCATTAAATAATGTTGGAGATGCATGAGTGAACCATCGTTGAGACATCAAATGATATGTTTTGATGGCAGATTCAATATCATCCTTGTGTATCCCAACAGATACTCTCATCAGCATGTGTTGTGGCCTTTCTACAACTTTACCCCGAATCTTTAAGAGGTAAGACCTCTcaagggttttgaaaccaaagtAATCATAGTCAAAATCTCTGTCATATATGATTTCACTGTCCAGACAAGCAGCATtctgagaaaaaaaaaaggaaaattattaACAAGTGGTATCTAAAGGCAATCATAAACAAGCTCTTGATCCACCTAATAGCCTTATCTGTAATTCAATACCTGAACATAAAAGGAAAATTTCAAATGGCAGTGATACCTTCATGATTATCTCATACACTTCATCAGAAACTAGTGGTGCCTTCAATCCAGATCTCTCACTGACATGGTAATACATGTCCTTAATCCTGTGATATTCCAACATTACAACCACCACTTTGTTATTAATCACTATACCAACATTCATTTTATATGAAAAACAAAACGGAAGGCCAATGAGAAACGTTGATTCAAATCACTTACGTTTCAGAAAATGATTTCTTGGTGTTCTTGTGCAGATTGGACACAGCAATCCTTGCGGCCAGCTGCACTTTCAAGAGTTTTGAACAAATTAGAGATTAATTAATATGTTCATTACAGACAAAGTACCTTGTCCTAGTATGCATTATATAAGCTTCAGCCGATCTATCCTACAACAGGAGAGCAGTTAATAGAAGCCCCTTTGATCTCCCCATTTCCTCATTTGAAGCCAAACATCTCATAtatttaatttcctttttaatttcagcATATATGCATATTGAGGAGAATTCTCCTTTGAATTATTTCAATGAGTATAAAAGCAAGGGAAGAGTCTAATTAATGTTTTTCTATTGCTTCATCACATACCTCAAAATTTTAGTCTTGCTCAAATGAACAAACATTATCTACTCCGAAACCacacattttttgaaaaaatcttTTACCCAGATCCAAAATGAGCAAATATGCATACAGAAGCAAGGTTGAGCACTAGACAGGGAAACACAAGAgataaaactgaaaaataatacTAAAAATATTCAAATTCAGCAAATCCTGACTGACAAAGAAAACCAGAGTGTGAATTTGAAAAACCACCAATTCCAACGAGCAACAAAATTCAATAAAATGTTCAACTTTAGCAACTCACAAGCGAACACCAAGCGCATATTGCAATATTCCAGACCAACATATCATTTCCAAATATAAACATAACCAATAAATCAGTAGAGCCCCTAGATTGTTTAAACTTGTCAGATATTTGAGCAAACATACATTTGAAACTAAACCCCAAAGCAACAAAAAGAAAGTAAGCACACACataaaattaaaccaagaggCAACATGAGTCCCAAACTTGAACAAATGCTTAAAATTCAGCAGCATTTCTATAGATCAAcataatcaaacaaacacagaagCAATTACAAAACACAGAAGCACAGATAACATTGAGGGACTCACACAGGCGTAGTCGGGGTGGTTAGCAGTCATAGCAGCGGCAGTTTCAGCGGCCAATTCATCAAGCTGACTAGTGGTAACACCCTTATAAACACCAGCACAAACCTTCTGAGCAACAAGCACCGGATCACAATGATCAGGTCTGAGCCCATAACTCAACTTCTTAAGCCTAGCAGTGATCTTATCAAAATGAACAGCTTCTTGTCGACCGTCTCTCTTCACCACATACATTTTTTTAACTCTCTTTGAGCAATTTCGTCGAACACCTAGAAGAAAGGAGTGTggtttaaatgtttgattcttgatGTTAGCGAGATGTGACTGACTGAGTGACTCTGTTGTATATATAGGATAATTAGAGACTTAAATAACTTTTGCGCGAATTAGGGTTTTTGATTTTGGGGGATTTTTTGAAAAATTCCCGCCAATTGGGAAGAGCGGATGATGATATAATATGGAGGGAGGAAGAGTGTAGGAGAAGCTGTACGCGGGACCCACTTTGCTATGCTTTTGAAGTTAGAATTTGAATTTGTTATTTGACGGGCATGAGATGGGATGTAAATATTCTTGCTCTAATAATTAGTATAGTAATTGTGTAATAactatttttctaattttatgtTTTTGGCAACAGACTTTCTATCATTTTTGCCGCCAAATTTTGACTTATAATCAGaaatatataattaatatttttaaaaattacatTTTCAGACAGAAATTTGATTTGTTACGAAAATAAGGgtaaatttccaaaaaaaaaaaaaaaaagaagggacaACTTTGATGTATTTTGTGATTAGATGTAACTATTAAgattttctctaaaataaaacTCTCTTAATAAAGCTCAAactgttatgaaacaataaaagaagaagaagagtattgcagagaaaagtagggagaagagaattcttattgatatgagatgaattacaatggaatagaaccctctatttataggaagagagtgacttagccaccaagtaataaacctaaatctctctaaatatagacattcatcataaatagaattctatttataacactcctccaatgtctattcaacagatagtgtgtctcgttaaaaccttaactaaataaaacccaatgggaaaaaaattgtagaaaaggaaaaagagtacacatatctaacaatacgctttttggttgcctcgttaaaaaccttacaagGAAAACcgagtgggacaaaaccttgtaaggaaaaaagagtgcaacgcgcattaactccccctgatgagagcatcaattcacatccttgagccttcgcatctCAATCTTGTACACCATCTTCAAGAGATCGTTAGAGATTTGATAAataaatcagccatattaacttgaatgaatatattgcatcttgaaatcatcattcttgatagagATGTAATGTCTTCATAAACTTCCGTAGAATGGCCTTTTCAATATCTCCAAAGAGGTAtttctcgctatcacattatcatgcttatagttatagcaagatacatatgtgcacaaattgcacttaggatatggtacttcaggaccaagaattgtatatgctttaagcgacttaaatccttcatggattgtcatataagttaagtcatataagccatataatagactttagatgcatatcaagtttttatgtcatgctagacatataagattGATAAAAGTAATTGCATACATCATTGACTTTATAgtttcaagtgtttgaactacaAGTCCAAAACTATATGTCTTTCATATGGAATCAATTCTATTTGAATTGCGTCTCTTCCATTTGGCCAATACTTTTGTGTCTATATTTGatagacttaagatcctcatctatacttagcATTATGATAGATGTCGTCGACGAACATTTTCTATCGGTTCCAGCTTTATTTTCATAAAGACATGACATacagatctcttcattcatattttcaggtacctgaatctctcctGAGATTTtacgaagtgttatgtcatgtgatcttctagatcacttgcctcttttattatgatcattttgatcatttgctcatcttctttattaagaagtttatttgaaaccgatttgtctatacgtTTTAAGCGTATCATAGACTTTATCCTTATAGgacttaatatgagcatttgCAATGAAAATATAgatactttctttgggtcagcaaatgcgtctggcatgcttTGAAATATATTGCAAacgaattatctttttatgaacttcaagttcatgttattttattcgaggatctagatgtaAAAATGATAATTCATGTCGCGTAACTTTTTCTCAAATGTTATCATCTCTCCCcatcatgttagaaaaactaacttgcttcatcatctttgtgcgttatgatgttaatcaaaatatacaccgcacatcaataataataagatggaattatttggttcctcATCCTGAACCACTTgcgaggggagaatgtaatatactttcgtatataacctatatcaaactgacatagataactttgttctcataagcaatagtttagctattaagtgaaggcattcaataaattattttgctaaaccagctgtgatgtaaaccaacttatcaagatgaactatcttgaataaaaaatctgaaaattatctaaatcaaattattgagcaagttacctcgcaaatatcatgttgcgggttaataataatcgcacatgtaaccatctcatagatgcatcttatgtggtatacatggcaggtgaatgggcctatattcacctttgatatttccagaattcatgggattcaatccaactttagttggtcaattaattaatgagaataagcaatataagagaa
Proteins encoded:
- the LOC104246768 gene encoding ribonucleoside-diphosphate reductase large subunit-like — translated: MYVVKRDGRQEAVHFDKITARLKKLSYGLRPDHCDPVLVAQKVCAGVYKGVTTSQLDELAAETAAAMTANHPDYACLAARIAVSNLHKNTKKSFSETIKDMYYHVSERSGLKAPLVSDEVYEIIMKNAACLDSEIIYDRDFDYDYFGFKTLERSYLLKIRGKVVERPQHMLMRVSVGIHKDDIESAIKTYHLMSQRWFTHASPTLFNAGTPRPQLSSCFLICMKEDSIEGIYDTLKECAVISKSAGGIGVSVHNIRATGSYICGTNGTSNGIVPMLRVFNDTARYVDQGGGKRKGAFAVYLEPWHADIFEFLDLRKNHGKEEHRARDLFYALWVPDLFMQRVQSNGQWSLFCPNEAPGLADCWGEDFEKLYTNYEKEGKAKKVVQAQNLWFEILKSQIETGTPYMLYKDTCNRKSNQQNLGTIKSSNLCTEIIEYTSPTETAVCNLASIALPRYVREKGVPSESQPSKLVGSRGSKNRYFDFDKLAEVTALVTTNLNKIIDVNYYPVETAKRSNLRHRPIGIGVQGLADTFMLLGMAFDSREAQQLNKDIFETIYYHALKASSELAAKEGPYETYAGSPVSKGIIQPDMWGVTPSDKWDWVALREMITKNGVRNSLLVAPMPTASTSQILGNNECFEPYTSNIYSRRVLSGEFVVVNKHLLYDLTEMGLWSPALKNRIIYEDGSVQKIPEIADELKEIYKTVWEIKQRTLVDMAVDRGCYIDQSQSLNIHMDQPNFGKLTSLHFHTWSRGLKTGMYYLRSRAAADAIKFTVDTAMLKEKPKTAVDDDTKMAQMVCSLTNREDCLSCGS